The DNA window TGCTGAAGTTGACCCTCTCCACAGTGGATCTGGGTGTGCCACAGCAGAAGCACCGACAGCCCAGGAGGTTGCCGAAAGCCCGCCTGAAGTCTGCATTGAAAGCATAGATCACTGGATTGACTGAGGAGTTGGCCCAGCCAAACCACACAAAGATGTTGAAGGTGGTTTGGCCAACGCAGGGTGAGTGTCCGTCATGGTCCTTCTCGAGCTCGGGctggcagaaaggcagcagaCAGTTGAGCAGGAAGAAGGGCAGCCAGCAGCAAACAAAGACTCCCATTATGATAGAAAGGGTCTGCAGCACCTTGGTCTCCTTGCGCAGGGAACTCCGCAAAGAGGAGGTCGGCTCCTTGCCATGAGCTGGCCACTGCCCCCCTGCTCGCTCAAGGGTGGAGATGCGGCGGATCTGGGCCTGGGCAATTCGGTAGATCCTGGTATAGGTGATGATCATGATGGCCACGGGGATGTAGAAGCTGATGAGGGAGGAGGTGATGGCATAAGTGCGGTTCAGGCTGACATCACAGCGGGGTGTCCCAGGCAGCCAGGAGCCTGGGTATCTCCTGTCCTTGGCTTTATGCCAGTGTAGCTGCACTGGGACGAAGGAGATGAGAATGGAGAGGGCCCAGGCCATGGCTATCATGGTACAGGCAAGGCGCTGCGTCATCCTGCGCTCATAGCGAAAGGGGCTGGCGATGGCCCAGTACCGGTCCAGGCTGATGATGCAGAGGTGGAGGATGGAGGCGGTGGAGCACATGATGTCGAAGGCCACCCAGGTGTCACAAAAGCGGCTGCCGAAGAGCCAGGAGCCGCCGGTCACCTCAGTGACCGCCTTCCAGGGCATCACCAGGAGGGCCACGCAGAGGTCTGAGACGGCCAGCGACAGCACGAACCAGTTGGTGACCTTGGCGCGCAGGTGGCGGAAGCGCAGGACGGCCAAGCACACCAGCGCGTTCCCCACCAGCGTGCTCAGCACCAGGGCGCCCAGCAGACACCCGGTGAGGGCCCGCAGCGCCcgcgggccgccccccgccgccgcggtcCCCATCTGGGGTGCTCCCCCGGAGGAAGGGCCGGTCCCGctcccccgggcccccccggccgcTCCTGCCGGCGGGACGCCCCCCGAGGGAGCGACGGGACCCCTGGCAGCCGGCGCCGTCCGCGGCTGGgagggcggcggccgcccgccggCGCATCTCTGTCCGCCGccgcctgcctcagtttcccccgcggcggcggcgggcggcggggcgggctgccTCGGGGCTACTCACCGCGCCGGCTGCGTGGAGCCGCCGCCTCCGCCTCGCCGCGGCGCCCTCCGAGGAAGGGACCGTCCCGCTGCggagcgggcgcggagcggctcgggcgggcggcggcggcggcggcccctcggCGCTGGAGCCGCGTCGTCCCGGGGGGGCTCCGCGGCTTTCGGCCCGGAGCGCCGGGAGGGACGAGCGGCAACTTTCCGTGGGCTTCGTGTGGCGCAGGCCGGCGGGCGGCAGGTCCCCGCGCAGCGGAGGGAGCGGAGGGGCGAGTCCGCGCTCAGCCGGAGCCTGGTGCCGGCGGGGACGGTCCCCAGGATCGAGCGACCTTCGTCACTGCACGGAGGGAGACGTCCCCCAGCAGCGCCCTGGGAAGAGCCCTTTTTCAGATTCAGCCTGTACCTGCGTGAGTGTCAGGGACCAGGATCTGGCGCTTCCCAAGGATCTCCTTGTGGAGACCACGGTCAAATTTCAGGTTCCTTAAAGAGCAAGATAGCACTTCGCGCCTGTTTACATTGAGAATGTTATCAAATCTGAGTGTTACGAGCTGTGTTTTCACCAAAAcagtattttgctatttattttttgctttgaattgAAATCCTGTGTAAAGAAACCAAAAGCATAGAAACCTAAAACGTCTCTGGTTTGGATTTGTTGCATTTTGACAGAAGGTTGTTCATGGATTTCCGCAGACACGAGCACCCAAAACCTGCCTCTTTATTTTTCAGCCAAAGGTGTTTTCTGATGTATTTCAACAGCCTTCCGTTTGCTCTTATAATAATATACATGTTGTCATAGAAATATCTTGCATATATTTACAGCCTACTTTCAATAAAGTATCCTAATGCAAATACAGTATAATCCTTTATTTTGGAAGAATTTATACTGTAATCctgtaatgagaaaaaagagaTTGAGATGTGAATAGAAAAAATCAACTCATGGAATTAATTAACATGGCAAACAGGTATTTCGTTTTAGATGAGGcatcttatattttctttttgtctcctaATTAAAACTACTTCATCCACTAGTGccaatacaaataattttcaagcCATTAGTATCTGATTTCCATTGTACTGTTATGATATTCTTAGTAATTAGAACAGAGTCCgtaaattttttaaacaaattttgaaCAGCAAAGATGGCATCTTAGCCTGTAAAAATCAGCATATTTAAGATAAACTAGCTGGATTGTACCAGTTCATAGCAGATTGTTAACATTTGGTCATGTTTTTTAAGATGTGCTTTGTGCCTCGGAGACCACAGTCTTCAGAATGCAGCCCACTGTGTTAGTCCTGCTGTGACACTGAAAATTGGAATACATTTCTTGTTAATGTGTGTTTGTCTATAAGATTAACTCATAATTCAAATAGTTTAACTAGAATCTTCTCTGATAAAGTATATACTTTGTTAAAACAGTAGTAGCTGTCAAAATAGCACAGGCTGTAAAATAAGAGCCAACGCCACACTTTGTCTTATTCGGAACTATCTCTAGTTCCACGTACATGGATTTTGCCAACATCTGCAAACCACAGTAGGTCTCTGATTTTCATTCCAATACTAAGGACTAAATCTTATTTTGTTAGAATTTTCTACATACTTGCTAATTTGACTCAATACATTTACTCTTAATTAACAATCAATAAAATGACCCCAAAGAACAGAATGTATttgtgaaaaaatgtaaatgggaCAGTATATGGAATTAAGGCATTATAGcactgaaaaggaaagagcaatGCTTTTGCATATTCAGCAGATAGTAGCGCTACAGGGCTCTGTAGCAGAAGGTAGCTAGCATTATCCTTATAGAAACAactgttttcagtgtttctctgtATCTCCAGTTTCCAGGATCTCATTATGCTCTACAAATATCTCTAGCTCCTTTTTAGCATGCATTATAGAGGGAAGTGTATGGGATCATGCTGGGTTTTGTGCATATGTTTTTATGTGAGTGCCCTGCCTCCAAATTTTGAAGCTGTTGGCTGAAGTCAAATCTGACTGAGAGGTGGATGTCTTGCAAGATTAATTTCCTACAGTTGTAATTAAAGTAGGCATCTGGGTAGAAGTCAGAACCCCTACTAATAACCTCACCGATAGGAAGGTTGCAGTGTGGACTCAACCCTTATTAAACCCAAGAGAATCCACACAGAGGGAGACATTATGAATGCTCTTATCCTAAAGAAAACATCAACAGACACTTCATCTTCTTAGATACCAGAGGATCCAAGTACAAGATGCAAATGCTTAAGAAACTATACAGTGAGTCAGTGGCAAAGACAGGAATAGAAACATTGCCCTGTTCTTATTGCTATAATGGGCATGGTGGAGTGAAGTGTAAGCTTAtcagagagggaggaaagagagacACGGGGGAAAACAACACTGTGTGAAAATCAGTGTGTGCAGTGAGTTGAAAATGCTGTAAACTTTGAGTTTAAGGCCTGTAGCTATTCCTTGAATTAATCTTACTTGGAATATAATAGGAAGGGTCTGagcaaaataatgtaaaaaatgctGATGGACTGGATAAAATGGTCTTTTGTGACTCCAGAAAATTTGAAAGCTCATTCCATCTGTGAAAAATAAACTTACCCAGAGAATATATGTAAAACATATTGCAATGTATATGATGTCTTGATATTGTACGTTTTTAAAATGGAGTTGCTGTATTCAAAATCTCTCTCCctccaaaaagagaaagaagaaagactgGACAGACAGACCTATATAAGAAACACAAATCAGTTTCCTTCTGTCTATCATTCTATCCATCTCTGTATAGCTGAAGAATCTATCCAATtttgtacatatatgtgtgtgtatgtgtacactTATCATCATGGCTTTATGTATTATATTCATGCTTTCAATGCCATGTGAGTTTTGTGAACTTGATCGGATACTGAGATGGCTAATCTATTTGTATAGTGAATCCAGCATTAACTGTTGAAAATAAATGACCTTTTTATTACAGAGATATGGATTAGCTGTATGACAGACTTGAAAGTCACTGAATAATTCATTGTTTTAGAAACTGTCTAGATGACTTAAAGAAAGAATAACTAAATCAAAGCTAAGTATCAAAAGCATGTTTAGTCTCTTCAGGCTTTTCAGGCTTaacaaataatttgaatttgTGATGTCCAATACAGAATCCACTGTAGCTCTTCACATCATTTGAAGTTACTATGGTTCTTACAGTGATTTCACTGTGAGTTGTTTAGTAAATCAGCTCCTGAATTTGAAATAAAGTTAcgtaagaaagaataaaagtgatGTAATATATAAATTACTTTTCTGGTAAAAGTGCCTGGCTTCTCTCCCAGATATAAAGGCCAGAGATGTCAAATTCACTTTTTGGAAAGGCCCTTCAAGCATCACTGTGTGATTGCTTATGAATGCCAGTCTATGTGACACTTCCATATGATCTAATTTGGAAGAGAGTCCCTATTCGCAATTGGGATTTCCTGTGTAAGTGCATTAGGAGAACAATAACTACAGGTAAATGATTTTTCCACACCACTTGCTGCTATCACAGCACAATGGGTACTCAGAAGTGAAGATGCTACCTCTTGCATGTTTGGGCTACTAAGCAGTTAAACGGATATCCCTGCGAGATAAAGgaagtttcttaatttttttttagcagcCTTTCATGAAGGATAATATTTAAGGAATTTTAAATGTCAAAGAATTATTGCCATCAATTCCGCCTTGTTGCTATTTTGACAAAATCAAGACAGTATTTTATATCAGCTCAGCAAGAAATGATGGCTCTTTGCAGAAACTTATTCCTTCCTACCATAATCAATAAGGTGGTTGACAAATTGACTGGATGCAGGTTCTCTGCATTATCTATGTATCCGTTTTATATAATCTAAACAGAGTGATTTTATGTTCTTCCAGTGACCGGATCATTCAAGCTTTGCTTAAATTGAGCTGTAGTGTGTATTGCAGCATGCTCCAATATCCACATCCAGACCGGGAACTTCATTAGAGCATGTCCTTGCTCCCTTCCTGCACTTGTACCCAACAAAGTTTTCTTCCCGTGGACGCCAGCGTGCCCAGGGAGCGATGAGAGTAGTACCCACCAGAGCCTCTCGCTGTGGTTGGGTCAGGGCACATCTAGGCAATATATACAAGAATAACTGACATAAAAGTTTGGATGTTTTTAGAGTTTCCTCAGTGTAGAGATCATGGGTGATAGGGGTCTGATACTGGCTTCTAGCAGATACTGAGGCATTTGCTTGAGACTCTACTGAGCTATCCTTTTCAGTCCAATGTCTTGAGTAAAACTCGCATTGGGAGTGCCTGGGGACAGCACTGTAGAGTTATAACTTAAATACAGGTGCACTATTTTGACCCTTCAGATCTCTCACAAAAGCTGCATATATTTGCTAACAGCCTACACTTCATCTATAAGTTCTTTCAGAGTTCTTGGGTATGCCACCTGACCATGATGACtcttatgcttttaaaattataggATTGCTCAGATTTGTCTGATAGATACTCTTCAGTCTGAGAGAATGCTTTATTTTCAATACTAAAAAAGGTTAGGTCAAGGGTACCTGTCTTCCCATCATGTTCTCCAGTTTAGAACTGAAGTAGAGAAGACAACGTTCCCCTTCCTAGTATGGCCTAAATCTTTGATTATTCCCTTTAACCTCTGGTGTCACATGAAATCCACAGATCCATTTAGGGCCATAACAACCTTTCTAATTCATTTCTTATCCTCTGTCTGCTGTAGTTTACTATTCCTGAGGCTGTTTTCAATAGTTAATTTTGGAGCTGGACCCCAGAATTCAAAAGGACTGCACTTTGGCGTAGCTATCGCTGGACATTAATCATTTAGCCACATTAGGGTTTTGGCAAATTGCTTTCGTGGTATTCAGAGGTACATGCCTGTTTGAACGTCTCTGTGGTTTCCTTAAGCAATAACTAGTGCTGATGTAAAGATTCTGCCTCCTTCACTGTTCCCTTATTTGatcatttttattagttttgtcATTTTGTGGGAGTCTACCATTTCACATACAATTCAATTGATTAGCATATGACTACTCTAAATAATAGCTACTGTAAATATCAAGatagtataaaatatatttaagtaatAAACTGGGGGTTTTTGAAATAATAGGTggattgaaaaaatatattaaaaactaaaaaataaatatggaaaggCTGAAGCAGTATAGGAGGTTCAATCAACTGTCATTTGAACTGCAACTTTAATGTGaacaacatgaaagaaaacaactgtgCATTTAACCTTAGCTATCTTACTTCAAATTTCtatttaatcttttctgttaataaatatacataaagaaatttaacatttctagactttttccttccaaaagtcAAACAAATAAGGTCAGTATTGTGCCAAGAAACAAGTGAATACTTAttactaaataaaaaaatcatgctttCATTTCACCACAGATAATACTAAAAGGAGTCTTTGTCCTTTATTTTAGCCTGCTGAGTAAGACTTAGTTTAAAGGCAAAATCCATGTTTTGAGCATCCTGCTTTGCATGTTTTCAATAGGTCACCTTTGGTGATTGCACTTTTCTGATCAGCTTCGGTAATTCAGCCTGTTCTCCAGGGAAGTACTGTGTTGATATCACACTGATAATGCCATCCTAGTGTTATCTTGATTCTTTTATCAAGATATTATTCCTTCTGTTATTCTCCAGAACTAGCGTAAGTGAGTCTCTTGGTTTTTCCCATTCTGGTGTTCTCAGTGGCCTAGCTTTTATCAGGTCCCTTGGCTCATCCCTCCTCAGCACCGTTCTAGTTAGCTGCTTCCACCAAAGAAGATCAGATCAGAGACCGGGGCTGGCAATTTATCACCTCCAGCCCACTGGTTTGGACCTTCCTGGGAGGATGCCAGTGACTGAATGCTAGTACTTTTCACTCAGCACCTTCAAAGTCAAACACCTTTGAGCAGGATCATTCCCAAGTCAGGCAAGGATGAAACGCCCATTGTGGTGTTTAGGTACAGTCCAAAATCCAGAAGGTAAAACCAGAAGCTTCAATGCTCAGGCAGCGCTGAGACAGTGCTCTTAAATCTTCTGATCTTGAGCACCATTCACTGGCAGCCATGAAGCACCCCTGTAAGGCAAAGCAGCATACAAGCTGACTGCagtaacgggggggggggggggatgagtTGGCTCCTGACAAAGCCCGTAATTTAGAAGGCAGAAAGATGGTTTTAATGCAATCTTTGCCCTCTTGCACGTGAGCTGTATTTTTGAGTTGCACAACACAAACGCCAGCACTTTCTCTATTGAAGAAAGCAATGTGTCCAGCTGCTTGGGTATTTTATGACAGTGGCTGCATTTTTCCAGAAAGGCAGGGCACATTAAAAGctttctgattttgctttttaaacagaaatgcaaaatccATTACACTGCTATAGTAATCAGTACCTGTTATTTTAACCAGTGTTTAATCTAGATTAAAGTAATCAAGATAATAACAATGTGAAAACCAGTCTATAATAAAGTGTTGGCTATTTAAAAATCCTACCTCCATGTACTTCAGGATACAAATACTTCATTGACTGTCATTGCATTTATAAAACAAGctttaaaattaagattaaaaaattcAATCAATCATATGTTTCCAATAGAGGGCACACACagcacttttcagaacgaaaaaTTTTTGAAACCTGCTCCTACTAACTGATGTGGCAGAACTACTGCAAAATCATATTCAGATTCCTATAGTAATTAATAATTTGTGCTCTGCTTCTGACAAAAAGTTATCTGCTAAATTGGGAATGTATCTCTCTGGTTTGCTTCAGAATATGCAAATTTTAACTATTCAGAAAATCAGTGAGagttttccttactttttttgcCCATGTTGCCACAATGTGTAAATAGGTTTTGGAGAGAAGATGTGTGATATTTTCAAAAGGTAGACTGCAAATGGATTTTTTGGCTATATGGGACAGTGCTGAGTACTCAAAACTAAGAAGTGCAGTTTAATGTCTACTCAAAATGATTTGACTTTAAGGAATTTCATACAGACACAgcactgcttttttgttttgtactgtgTTCACTTATTTTAGAGATTTAGTGAAACAGCTGTCAGCAAGCTGGAAAGCTTTCTAGCACCCAGCAGATGTGATAAAAGATAGCCACTGAATTTTAGTGTTTCAAGAGGaccatctttgttggtgacacggacagtgggattgagtgcaccctcagcaggtctgttgacgacaccaagctgtgcggtGCAGtagacatgctggagggaagggatgtgccatccagagggacctggacaggcttgagaggtgggctgtgcaaacctcatggagttcaacaaggccaagtgcaaggtgctgTACACGGGTTGAGGCAATCCCGTGCAcgaatacaggctgggcaaagagtgggttgagagcagcccttcagaggaggacttgggagtagtagtggatggagaactgactatgaaccagcagtgtgcactctcagcccagaaagccaaccatatcctgggctgcatcgagagaagtgtggcccgcaggtcgagggaggggattctcgccctctactctgctctcgtgagaccccagctggagaactgtgtccagctctggggcccccaacataagaaggccatggacctgcttgagagagtccagaggaggccacaaggatgatcagcGGGTTGGAGtacctcccttacgaggacaggctgagacagttggggttgttcagcctggagaagagaaggctctctggagaccttatagcagccttccagtacctagaaGGGGGCCTACAAGAGAGCTGgagaggaactttttacaagTGCATGTAGTGATAGCACAAGGGGtaaaggctttaaactgaaagagtgaagatttagatgagatatgaggaagacattctttactgtgagggtggtgagacactggaacaggtttcccagagaagttgtggctgccccctccctggcagtgttcaaggccaggctggacggggctttgagcaacctggtctagtggaacgTGTctttgcccatggcagggggctggaactagatgatctttaaggtcccttccaacccaaaccattctctgattctatgatcctatgaccATTTCAATCTCTCATCTTGTTAAAAGACTGCACTCAGCCACCATCGGAACTGGTTGGGCTACACGGTCAGGCAATACAGGGATGATGCGCAATTGTTTCTGTCCTGAAAAGATGACCATGCCACTGCCACCAGTAAGGCTTGGTGCTTGGATAACCTGTGTTTGAGGAATAACAACAACTCAATACACAGAATGTAAGCAAGGCAGAAGTGATGCCAGGAGGCAAATAAAAGCCTTTTGAAGGCTTCAGCAACCCTATATTCACTCTTCTTTCTTTGAAGATCCCACATCCTACAATCTATCCAACATGTATTTTAGAACAATCTTTGGATTCCTCTCAAATGCTGATTTGACAGCACAAACTTTCTATTATCTAAGCTAGATTATTATCTCATACTGGCAAGCAATGGCAAGCTTAATTTACTCACTTACTGCAAGCTTATAACTGGACTACAGCATTTAAAGTAACTGGGCATTGATGTTCAAGGACACTTACAGACATGTGGGCACAACAGACAAGGTCTCCACAGCTCACGCTGGCTGCTTTGGAAATTGGTTCATATTCAAGTTCTTGTTCTTTATCTTCAAAGCTTTCCCAGACTTCATGCTAGTAAAGGCCACATAAAATGTTCACAGTAAAGATTAGGGTTAATAACTACTTGGGAACTGTCCctggtcagaaaaaaatccatcctgCAAGATTCACTTGATTGCAATCGTTGCCCTAGAAGTTCGCACCTCACACACCTTGCCACTAGTGCTCCATGTTGCTTCTCTAGCAAAAGCAAATTTGTGTTCgaatataaaacaaataaaaattcttgTCTGTAGTATGTGCTTCCTTCCCTGTGGTAGAACATGACAAATGTTAGTTGCACTGGCTATCTCTTGATTGCATGATAGGTACTTCCCATGAGACACCCAACCATTTAGATTGGGCACAGGTCCCTTTCAGTCTTTCCTTGGCTTTCCATCTACGAAAACTGTTGTATGCAGAAGTGGAAGCATGATGTATGATTAGCTCTTAACATCAAGTCAGGATAAAATGAGTTATACCCCTGGAACTGAGAAAAGGGAAGTGTTCCACTGTCCCACAACTCAGACATAGCCATTATCTAATGGCTGTGCTTATAGCCAGTACTTAATGCAGTGCTGGATTGGGACACCACAGTGATGAGCATAGCATAAAAAACTGTTTAGAATAACTCGGCAACACAAGCTTTCAGTGCTGTCTGGAAAACAGCTCAGGCTATGTGTAGGATGCAACACTGCATAACTAGAAGGTGATATTTCTGCATAGTAAATATacgcctcttttttttttctcgtttTCCTCATTCCTCATTCCTATCCATCCATGGTGCCAAAAGTTGCATGTTGTTTTTTATAAATAGACACACATTTCTTAGTAAATATACTGAACAAATGGCCTTAATAAATAATACACTTAAGTTTCTCCCCTTTCGCACTGCCTGTGATTAGCCCCAGTCGTACTGGTAGGCCTGGCTGCAGCCTACCCTAAGGGACTGTCTGCCAGTTTAGTGCAGCTTAAACACAGAGCAGTAAATTGAACCTTATCCTTTCCAACAACTCCCTGTTATTCTGTTTGCCCATGATAAGGGAAACCTGTTCTTTTAAGGATAAACTCTTATTTACTACTCTTTCGGACCTGGTTCAGCGTTCACAAGCAGGACTTTGTAAACACAGGTAGGCAACTCTTGCGTCCAGCTATCTATTCATGTGTCTGCATCACCTAGCTTCATGTGCTGTGAAACCAACAGAACTGCTAGGACTGTAAAGTAACATgacaaaaaaattaagttatttttcatCCATATCACTTTCTCAGTCTGATTCACTGCATTGCCACAAAAACAACTGAGATGGCATAAGAGCAGGCAGGATTAGGAAGGTGAATACATATTTAGGACCTGGGATGAAGTAAGGTCTGTTTGCATCAACACTATCACTGAAAAATTGTTCACTCGGTTGCTCTTATACATCCTGTGACAATTTCTTCAACTTTCTGTGAAAGGTTTGAAAGCTTCTAAAGCTTCTATGCTGATCATGgctcaagaa is part of the Strix uralensis isolate ZFMK-TIS-50842 chromosome 7, bStrUra1, whole genome shotgun sequence genome and encodes:
- the LOC141945641 gene encoding D(1)-like dopamine receptor is translated as MGTAAAGGGPRALRALTGCLLGALVLSTLVGNALVCLAVLRFRHLRAKVTNWFVLSLAVSDLCVALLVMPWKAVTEVTGGSWLFGSRFCDTWVAFDIMCSTASILHLCIISLDRYWAIASPFRYERRMTQRLACTMIAMAWALSILISFVPVQLHWHKAKDRRYPGSWLPGTPRCDVSLNRTYAITSSLISFYIPVAIMIITYTRIYRIAQAQIRRISTLERAGGQWPAHGKEPTSSLRSSLRKETKVLQTLSIIMGVFVCCWLPFFLLNCLLPFCQPELEKDHDGHSPCVGQTTFNIFVWFGWANSSVNPVIYAFNADFRRAFGNLLGCRCFCCGTPRSTVERVNFSNELVSYHHDTTCQKEGAASSSVPTAAVTAWVQPVPHAINPQGEDSSEEMSMEKRSVISQTQAAPGSSPKSCQVPATLQLDCKAELSLETITPCTGLGRCEGPHHPVPEG